Proteins from a single region of Thermoanaerobacter uzonensis DSM 18761:
- the fliS gene encoding flagellar export chaperone FliS — protein MVNPYQQYKENAILTASPEELVLMLYNGIIRFIEEAKGAIEKKDYMAANNGIQRAQDIIAELMLTLDMSYDISQNLYSLYDYMLRRLIDANVKKDVTILEEVKGFAIELRDTWNLALNKVREKVYAKG, from the coding sequence ATGGTAAATCCATATCAGCAGTACAAAGAAAACGCGATTTTAACAGCAAGTCCTGAAGAACTGGTACTGATGCTTTACAATGGCATAATAAGGTTTATTGAAGAAGCAAAAGGTGCGATAGAGAAAAAAGATTATATGGCAGCAAATAATGGTATACAAAGGGCACAAGACATTATTGCAGAGCTTATGCTTACTTTAGATATGAGCTATGATATTTCGCAAAACTTGTACAGTTTATATGACTATATGCTAAGAAGATTAATTGATGCTAATGTAAAAAAAGACGTGACAATTTTAGAAGAGGTAAAAGGATTTGCAATAGAATTAAGAGATACTTGGAATCTAGCCCTTAATAAAGTTAGAGAGAAAGTCTATGCAAAGGGTTGA